The genomic window tgtgcgagagagagagagtgtgcgagagagagagagtgtgcgagagagagagtgtgcgagagagagagtgtgcgagagagagagtgtgcgagagagagagagtgtgtgtgcgagagagagagagtgtgtgtgcgagagagagagagtgtgtgtgcgagagagagagagagtgtgtgtgcgagagagagagagagtgtgtgtgcgagagagagagagtgtgtgtgcgagagagagtgtgtgtgcgagagagagagagtgtgtgtgcgagagagagagagagagtgtgcgagagagagtgtgtgtgcgagagagagagagagagagagggtgtgtgcgagagagagagagagagagtgtgcgagagagagagagtgtgtgtgcgagagagagagagtgtgtgtgcgagagagagagagtgtgtgcgagagagagagagtgtgtgtgcgagagagagagagtgtgtgtgcgagagagagagagagtgtgtgtgcgagagagagagagtgtgcgtgtgggagagagagagtgtgtgtgcgagagagagagagagagtgtgcgagagagagagagtgtgcgagagagagagagagagagggtgtgtgcgagagagagagagagagggtgtgtgcgagagagagagagagtgtgcgagagagagagagtgtgtgtgcgagagagagagagagagagggtgtgtgcgagagagagagagagagtgtgtgagagagaaagagtgtgtgtgcctATGTCAGCTTGTGTGTGcgtggagtgagagagggagagtatgTGCGTCAgtatgagtttgtgagtgtgggcTCTCACTAATaaagggaggcgatggtctagtgggattatcgctagactattaatccagaaactcagctaatgttctggggacccgggttcgaatcccgccacggcagatggtggaatttgaattcaataaaatatatctggaattaagaatcaactgatgccccattgttgaaaaaacccatctggttccttcagggaaggaaatctgccgtccttaccccggtctggcctacatgtgactccagagccacagcaatgtgggtgactctcaactgccctccaaggggcaactagggatgggcaataaatgctgggcccagccagcgacggccgTGTCCCAGGAATGGATAAAGAATATGAGTGCATGCTGTGATACTCGGATCGTTCTCTGTCAGTTGttcactctctccctcgcgctggtTTCGTTTCAGCTCTGACCGTGAATCGAGATTGACGGTGGATCGTGGCTGGGGAGGCggacggagagagaaagagacggagagagagttgCCTCTCCTGGTGTGGAACCTTCCAGCCACGCCGAGGATTTTCTCACTGCCCCTTGGTGCAGGCTgaggagggggtcggggggggagtgcgTTGATGGCAGTTCAGAGGTCAGTGTGTCCCGGTGCTGTATGAATCTCTcgctcctcccctctctcctcctcccccctccttcctgtACCCTCTGGCCAGCATGGCTGCCGGTGTGGCCACTTGGCTGCCCTTTGCACGGGCTGCGGCAGTGGGCTGGCTGCCCTTGGCCAAGGCGCCCATGCCCGGCGCCCCGCAGGAGCGGAGACGCAAGAACGATGAGATGTTGGTGGTGAACGTGAGTGGGCGGCGATTCCAGACCTGGAAGGATACCCTGGATCGTTACCCGGACACCTTACTGGGCAGCTCAGAGAAGGAGTTCTTCTTCAGCGAGGACACGCAAGAGTATTTCTTCGACCGCGACGCCGAGATGTTCCGCCACATCCTCAACTTCTACCGGACCGGCAAGCTGCACTACCCGCGGCAGGAGTGTATCGCTGCCTTCGACGAGGAGCTGGCTTTCTTCGGCGTCATCCCGGAGATCATCGGTGACTGCTGCATGGAGGAATATCGCGACCGCAAGAAGGAGAATGCTGAGCGGCTGGCAGAGGACACCGAGGCGGAGAACGCGGGCGATGCCCCTCTGCCCCCCAACAGCACAGGCCGCCAGCGCCTGTGGCGTGCCTTCGAGAACCCCCACACCAGCACGGTGGCGCTGGTCTTCTATTACGTCACCGGGTTCTTCATTGCGGTTTCGGTCATCGCCAACGTGGTGGAGACGGTGCCGTGCCAGCCTCCGCCGGGGATTAAAAAGGCCATGACCTGTGGGGAAAAGTTCAGCCTGGCGTTTGTGTGCATGGACACAGCCTGCGTCCTGATCTTTACCTTCGAGTACCTCCTGCGGCTCTTTGCCGCGCCCAATCGCTGGGACTTTGTCCGTAGTGTCATGAGCATCATCGATGTGGTGGCCATCCTGCCCTATTACATCGGCCTGGTCATGCCCAAGAACGAGGATGTGAGTGGGGCCTTTGTCACCCTGCGGGTCTTCCGTGTCTTCCGCATCTTCAAGTTCTCGCGCCACTCACAGGGCCTCCGCATCCTGGGCTACACCCTGAAGAGCTGTGCCTCCGAGCTCGGCTTCCTGCTCTTCTCCCTCACCATGGCCATCATCATCTTTGCCACCGTCATGTATTATGCTGAGAAAAGCACCGAGGACACCAACTTCATCAGCATCCCGGCCGCCTTCTGGTACACCATCGTCACCATGACGACACTGGGGTGAGTGTCCGCCTCTCCCCATCCCGGgtcaaccccctccccatcccttccccccccccccccccccccccaccccctacctcccccgcccccggccccaggtcacacacctcccctcccctccccgccaggGTCACCCACTctccatcctccccaccccctcccgccctctacacccctcccctccccgccaggGTCACCCACTctccatcctccccaccccctcccgccctctacacccctcccctccccgccaggGTCACCCACTctccatcctccccaccccctcccgccctctacacccctcccctccccgccaggGTCACCCACTctccatcctccccaccccctcccgccctctacacccctcccctccccgccaggGTCACCCACTctccatcctccccaccccctccgccctctacacccctcccctccccgccaggG from Mustelus asterias unplaced genomic scaffold, sMusAst1.hap1.1 HAP1_SCAFFOLD_2011, whole genome shotgun sequence includes these protein-coding regions:
- the LOC144489217 gene encoding A-type voltage-gated potassium channel KCND1-like, which codes for MAAGVATWLPFARAAAVGWLPLAKAPMPGAPQERRRKNDEMLVVNVSGRRFQTWKDTLDRYPDTLLGSSEKEFFFSEDTQEYFFDRDAEMFRHILNFYRTGKLHYPRQECIAAFDEELAFFGVIPEIIGDCCMEEYRDRKKENAERLAEDTEAENAGDAPLPPNSTGRQRLWRAFENPHTSTVALVFYYVTGFFIAVSVIANVVETVPCQPPPGIKKAMTCGEKFSLAFVCMDTACVLIFTFEYLLRLFAAPNRWDFVRSVMSIIDVVAILPYYIGLVMPKNEDVSGAFVTLRVFRVFRIFKFSRHSQGLRILGYTLKSCASELGFLLFSLTMAIIIFATVMYYAEKSTEDTNFISIPAAFWYTIVTMTTLG